A DNA window from Comamonas sp. 26 contains the following coding sequences:
- a CDS encoding Lrp/AsnC ligand binding domain-containing protein has protein sequence MNDVLEVDLDRIDRKILAILQTDGRISNLRLAEQVALSPTAVQARVTRLTRDGYILGYEARLNPRKLGVGMTVFVEVLLDRTTPHVFDEFKAAVLAYPAIMECHMVAGGFDYLLKTRMADMAAYREFAGSVLWQLPGVRETRTYAVMEEVKDDARLPL, from the coding sequence ATGAATGACGTCTTAGAAGTAGATTTAGACAGAATTGACCGCAAGATACTGGCAATTCTGCAAACAGATGGCCGCATCTCCAACCTGCGACTCGCCGAGCAGGTAGCCCTGTCCCCCACCGCCGTGCAGGCGCGGGTCACCCGGCTCACGCGGGACGGCTACATCCTGGGCTACGAAGCGCGGCTCAACCCCAGGAAACTGGGTGTGGGCATGACGGTGTTTGTCGAGGTGCTGCTGGATCGCACCACGCCCCATGTGTTTGATGAGTTCAAGGCCGCCGTGTTGGCTTACCCGGCCATCATGGAATGTCATATGGTGGCGGGCGGCTTTGACTATCTGCTCAAGACCCGTATGGCTGACATGGCGGCCTACCGCGAGTTTGCGGGCAGCGTGCTGTGGCAACTGCCGGGTGTGCGCGAGACGCGGACTTACGCGGTGATGGAAGAAGTCAAGGACGATGCGCGGCTGCCTTTGTAG